The Rhizobium rhododendri nucleotide sequence CGACGAGATCGCCTTCCAGACCAACCTCCTCGCTCTCAATGCAGGCATCGAGGCGGCCCGCGCCGGAGAGGCTGGCAAGGGCTTCGCAGTCGTCGCCATGGAGGTTCGCGAGTTGGCTCAGCGTTCCGCCGCAGCCGCACAGGAGATCAAGACGCTGATCAACAAGTCGACCCGCGAGGTCACCGCCGGTTCGCAGTTCGTACAGCAGACCGGGACCGTCCTGTCGCAGATCAGCAGCCAGATCGTCACCATAAGCCAGCACGTCGAGATGATCGCCCGTGCCAGCCACGACCAGTCGAATGCCCTGCAGTCAGTCAATTCGACGGTCAACCAGATGGACCAGATGACCCAGCAGAACGCGGCGATGGTCGAGGAGACCTCTGCTGCCAGCCGCGAACTGGCGACCGAGGCGGACTCGCTGATGCACCTCATCCAGCAGTTCAAGATCGAGGCCGAAAACGAACGCGGCTACCACCGCGCGGCCTGATCAGGGATTCCATCAACAGCAATCGGAACGACCGGGAAATGTTTCCCGGTCGTTTTTCGTTGACGGTCCTCCTTCACGGCTCGCCCTCGATCCCAATGGTGGCGGCAGGCCGCAGCAACGCGATCTTGCCAGCTCCGCCCAGCAGCCTGCCGCGTTCTGCCAATCGTCGCCGAAAAGCGGCACGCTGTGCTGGCGCTGCGAAAAAGCCCAGTTCGACTGACGGTTTCCCCCTTGTGGCCTTCTGAAATCCTTTCTAGTCTGACCAGAAAAACAGAGGGTTGGGTGTTGTCGCGATGCCCGTGAACGGAACAGGAGAGAAAATGAAAGCCATTATCGCACGCCTGGCTGCCACAGCTCTTGCGGTGGTCGGCCTGGTTGCCTCGGCGCAGGCTGCCGACCGTGTCGTCAATGTCTACAACTGGTCGGACTATATCGACGATTCCATTCTAGCCGACTTCACCAAGGAAACCGGCATCAAGGTCGTCTACGACGTCTATGATTCGAACGAGACGCTGGAGGCCAAGCTTCTGGCCGGCGGCACCGGATACGACGTGGTGGTGCCGACAGCGACCTTCCTGCAGCGCCAGATCGCTGCCGGCGTCTACCAGAAACTCGACAAGTCCAAGATCCCCAACCTCTCCAACATGTGGTCTGAAATCACCGATCGCGCCCAGAAGTACGATCCGGGCAACGACTATGCCGTCGACTATATGTGGGGCACCACCGGGATCGGCTACAACATCGACAAGATGAAGGCCATCCTCGGCACCGATGAACGGCCGAACTGGGATGTGCTCTTGAAGCCGGAAATGGCCGCCAAGTTTAAGGATTGCGGTATCTACATGCTGGATTCGCCGTCCGATGTGCTGCCCTCGGTGCTGGCCTATCTTGGCCTCAATCCGGACAGCCGCGATCCGGCCGAGCTGAAAAAGGCGCAGGACGTTCTGACGGCCGTCCGCCCCTATATTCGCAAATTCGATTCGTCCAACTACATCAGCGCTCTGGCCCAAGGCGACATCTGCCTGGTGCTCGGCTATTCCGGCGATATCTTCCAGGCTCGCAGCCGGGCGGAAGAAGCCAAGAACAATGTCAAGATCGGCTACTCGATCCCGTCTCAGGGTGCCCAGATGTGGTTCGACATGATGGCTATCCCCAAGGATGCCCCGCATGTGGCCGAGGCGCATGAGTTCATCAACTACATCATGAAGCCCGAGGTCATCGCCAAGGCATCGAACTTCGTCTTCTACGCCAACGGCAACAAGGCCTCGCAGGCTTTCGTCGACAAGGCGATCCTCAGCGATCCAGTTATCTACCCGCCGGACGACATGATGAAGAAGCTGTTCACCACGACGCCCTACGACAACAAGATACAGAAAACCGTGACCCGGTTGTGGACCACGGTCGTCACCGGTCAGTAGCAGAGCGAATACCGGCCCGGGCCCCTAAAGTCCGGGCTTTTTTATGCTGCGGCGCCCGTGGGGACGTCGACAATGCATCGCATCATTCGGGGATCATGATGAAGTCTCTCGGCAACATCCGCCGCTCTTTCGCGCCATGGACGGATCCTGCGGCCAAACCGTTCATCTCGGTGCGCAATGTCACCAAGAAATTCGGTGACTTCACAGCCGTCGACAATCTCTCGCTGGATATCTACCATCGCGAATTCTTCGCTCTTCTCGGCGCCTCCGGCTGCGGCAAGTCGACGCTCCTGCGCATGCTCGCCGGCTTCGAGCAGCCGACCTCGGGTGAAATCATCCTCGATGGCCAGGATCTTGCCGGCACGCCGCCCTATCGGCGACCGGTCAACATGATGTTCCAGTCCTACGCGCTTTTCCCGCACATGACGGTCGAGAAGAACATCGCTTTCGGCCTGCGCCAGGATGGCATGAGCAAGGCCGAGATCGCAGAGCGCGTCGCGCAGATGTTGAAGATGGTGAAGCTCGAGCAGTTCGCCACCCGCAAGCCCAACCAGCTGTCCGGCGGCCAGCGCCAGCGCGTCGCCCTGGCGCGTTCGCTCGCCAAGCAGCCGAAGGTGCTGCTGCTCGATGAGCCTCTCGGCGCGCTGGACAAGAAGCTGCGCGAGGAAACCCAGTTCGAGTTGATGGACCTGCAGCAGAGCCTCGGACTCATCTTCGTCGTCGTTACCCACGACCAGGAAGAAGCGATGACGATGGCAGATCGCATCGCCGTCATGAGCCACGGCAAGGTGGCGCAGGTAGCAACACCTGCGGAAATCTACGAGGCGCCGAATTCCCGTTTCGTTGCCGGCTTCATCGGAGACGTCAATATTCTGGACGGCAATGTCGTGTCCGCGAAGCCGGGCTTCGCCGAGATCGCAGTCGACAACGCCTTCACGCTGCGCACGGCGACATCAGATGCACCCGCCGTCGGCAGCCGCGCCGGCTTTGCCATCCGTCCCGAAAAGCTCCGCGTCACCCGCAACCCGCCGGCCAATGCCGGTGTCAATGCCGCAGAGGGTGAAATCTGGGACATCGCGTATCTCGGCGACATGACCGTGTTCCACGTCAAATTGCAGGGCGGCCAGGTCGTCAAGGCGTCTTCGCTCAACGCGGTGCGCTCCGTCGACGACCCCTTCGGCTACGACCAGCAGGTATGGGTCTCCTTCGATGAAAATGCCGGCGTGCTGTTGAAGGATTGAGATCATGGGAACGTTCGGTTCAGCGCTCTACCGCCGCCTTGTGATCATCATCCCCTATCTGTGGCTGCTGATCTTCTTCCTGGCACCGTTCTTCATCGTCTTCCGCATGTCGCTGTCGACCTCGGCGACCGCGATGCCGCCTTACACACCCGTCTTCTCGACGTCGAACGGCCTCAGCGGCTTCATCGATAACCTCCGCCAGCTTTCCTTCGACAACTACGTCTGGCTGACCGGCGATCCCCTCTATTTCAAATCCTATGTCTCGAGCGTCACGATAGCCGCCATCTCGACATTGCTGACGCTGCTGATCGCCTATCCGCTGGCCTATGGCATGGCACAGGCGCCGCGCACGATCCGGCCGACCCTTTTGATGCTGGTGATCCTGCCATTCTGGACGAGTTTCCTGATCCGCGTCTACGCCTGGATCGCCATTCTGAAGCCGGAGGGCCTGCTGAACCAGGTGCTGCTCTATCTCGGTGTCATCCACGAGCCCCTGATCATCCTCAACACCAACACCGCCGTCTATATCGGCATCGTCTACTCCTACCTGCCGTTTATGGTGCTGCCGCTCTACTCCGCGCTCGAAAAGATGGATCACACGCTGATCGAGGCGGCGCAGGATCTCGGCTGCCCGCCGATCACGGCTTTCTGGCGCGTGACCTTTCCGCTGTCGTTGCCGGGCGTCATTGCCGGCTGCATGCTGGTCTTCATTCCGGCCGTCGGCGAGTTCGTCATTCCCGACCTGCTCGGCGGATCGCAGACGCTGATGATCGGCAAGACGCTCTGGAACGAGTTCAACGCCAACCGCGACTGGCCGGTGTCCTCGGCGGTTGCGACCATCCTTCTCCTCATCCTCGTCGTACCGATCGTGTTCTTCCAGAATATCCAGGCGAAAGCCGACGAGCAGGGGAGATAGACGATGGTCAAATGGTCCCGCTTCAACATCGTCTCGGTCACCCTCGGTTTTGCCTTCCTCTACTTGCCGATAACGCTACTGGTCATCTTCTCGTTCAACGAGTCCAAGCTGGTAACGATCTGGACCGGCTTCTCGGTCAAATGGTATGTCCAGCTGATGCACAATCAGGCGCTACTGGACGCGGCCTGGGTCACGGTGCGGGTCGGCCTGTTGTCGGCGACGCTGGCAACCGTGCTCGGTACGCTCGCCGCCTTCACACTTGTCCGCTACACCCGTTTTCGCGGCCGGATGCTTTTTTCCGGCATGGTTTACGCGCCGCTGGTCATGCCGGATGTCATCACCGGCCTGTCGCTGCTGCTGCTGTTTGTCGCCATCGACTTCGATCGCGGGTTCTGGACGATCACGCTTGCCCACACGACGCTAACCATGTGTTTTGTCGCCGTAGTCGTGCAGTCGCGGCTGATGAGCTTCGACCAGTCGATCGAGGAGGCGGCGCTCGATCTCGGCGCCACCCCGCTGCGCACATTCCTGGAGATAACCCTGCCGATCATTTCGCCGGCTGTGTTCTCAGGCTGGATCCTGGCGTTTACGCTGTCGCTCGACGACCTCGTCATTGCAAGCTTCACCTCCGGCCCCGGGGCCACCACGCTGCCGATGAAGATCTACAGCCAGGTGCGGTTGGGCGTCACGCCGGAGATCAACGCCGTTTGCACCATCCTGATCGCCATCGTGGCGATTGGCGTGATTTGCGCCTCTGTTGTCACGAAAAGACGGGAAATCCAGCGCCAGCGCGACGAGCATGCTGCCAACGCGCTGTGATTAGGGCTGCGTTGCCTTTTGCTGAACCGGAGATACCGGCGAGACGATCGCGTCCGGCCATGTGCCGCCGATAAAGAATGGCAGCACCGGCAGGTCGGCTCCCTCCGCCGCATTGGTCGCATCCAGCACACCGGATAAGGCTAGCGAGTTGGTGCGGAACGGCACGATGCCGGAAAGCGACAAAGTCTCGTTTCGCCCAACGATCCTGGCGTTCTGCACATCGACCGAGCCCTTGGCAAAGCTTGCGTCGAGATCGATGGTCTGGAAATCGAACGTCGAGTCTGCGACGTCGCTGAGGCGGAAGAATTTCTTCTGGGCGGCAAGGGCACGGAATGTCGAGACATTGAACTGGCGGAAGGCACCGGCCTTCGACCAGTAGCGCAGCTTGCCGGCGACGTCGCCGAGATTGGCGGCCCAGATCGGCTTGTTGGTCATCAGCGACAGGTCGAGCGAGCCATTGGCCAGCGGCAGCGGCCCCTGCAGGTTAAGGCGGGTGATGAGGCTGGCAAAATCTGCATCGCGGATCGAAATCTGCAACTTGCCGCCGCCATCGAAGTTGCGCTCGGTGACTTCGAGATGGGCGGTCAGGTCTCCGCCTTCAAAGCCACTGTCGCCGATGTCGAACTTGGCCGTGCCGCCGGCCACCAGCAATCCTGCGCCGATGTTGTCGAAATTGAAGGGCCCGAGTGACGCGCTTTTTGCCGACAGGCGCAGATCGAGGTCCAGCCTCTGCAGCGGATTGCCGTTCAGCAGCGTGTCGATAGCCGTGCTGGCGGCAAGTCGCATCGAAAAGGCGGCGAGGAACGGATTGAGGTTCATCTTGTCGAAGGCAAGCGTGCCTGAAATCTTCGGCTTCCCGGTACTGGTATAGCCATAATCCATGACGCCGGAAGCGGCGGCGTCGTTGAGCACGAAGTTCAGGTTGTTAAAGCGAATGCCGTCCGTGACTGTCAAGACATCGGCATTCATCGACAGGTTCTTGAGTGTAGCGCTGCCGGGCAGGCGCTCGCCGCTCCAGGCGAGGAAGGACGGCATGTCGGGAATGGCGAGGTCCAGATTTCCGGACAGCGCTGAAAAATCGGACATGTTGGTAATGCCGGTAAAGGTTCCGCGGATCAGCGGCGAGGAGAACGTCGTCTTGGCATCGACATTCTTGCCGGCAAACAGCAGCAGCGGCTGTTCCGAGAAGAAATCGACCTTGATGTCCTGGCCGTTGAGGCGGGCAAGCAGCACGGCGCTCATCGGCTTCGACAGTCGTGGCCACGAAATATCGGCATTGACCCCGTCGAGCCTGAAGAGCCTGCCGGTCTTGTCGTCGGTCAGTTCGACCACGCCATCCTCGACCGTGACGCCGCCGATCTTGGCGTCCTGCGATTTGGTGATCACGGTGCTGCCGGTCGGGGATCTCTCGACCCGGTCGATGGCCTTGCCGAGCAGTCCGGCATTGGTCCAGTCGATCAGCCCGGTATCGTCGCGGCGCACGTAGACGACCGGCCGCAGGAAGTGGAATTCGTGGAAATCGGCCTTTCCGCGCAGGGCGGCCAGCAGCGAGAAGTCGGCGGACAGGCTGTCGACATGACCGAGCACCTTGCCACCGGCAGTGCGCTCGCGGATCGTCACCTGGTTCAGCGTGACGCGCGGCGTCGGCCAGAAGTCGATCGCCGGGGATCCCTCGATCTCGGCGCGATAGCCGGTCCAGCGCGACAGAGCTTCCTCTATCCCGGAGCGCACCAGGCCGCTGGAAATGAGAAAGGGTGCCGTGGCTCTAAACACGACGGAAACGATGATGATGGTGAGAACGACGATGCCGGTCGTGCGCGCGACGGCTGGAAGCCAGCGTTTCATCGACCGCAAGGCGGGCCGCCACCTCTTGTTACCTGACGCCGTCATGTTGATGCAGAAACTTTCAAACCGTTGCGCATGATTTCGCCTGCGTTTGGCGGATATAGGAAATGCCGATCATATGCAAACGTCGCATCCTGACACGCCGCCAACCTCTGATATTAATATTGCTGCGCGGCGTGGTAGAGAGCGTCGAGCGGGAGGGATAGGAATGCAGGACGAGCAGCCGTTATGGTCTTTGTCTGAGGTGGAGCGCCGGAAGACGCCGATGTTCGCGTTCATGCAGCATTGCAATGCGCAGCATGGGCTTTCCCTCGATGATTTCGAAAGCCTGCATGCCTGGTCGATTGTTGATCGCGAAGGCTTCTGGACCGCCGTCTGGGAGTTTTGCGGCATCAAGGGCACCAGAGGTTCGCGGGCTCTAGTCGATGGTGACAACATGCTGGACGCGCGTTTCTTCCCAGACGCGGAACTGAATTTTGCCGAGAACCTTCTCACCAGAAGCGGTCCTGGGGATGCACTGATCTTTCGCGGCGAGGACAAGGTCAGTTCACGCTGGTCCTGGGACCGGCTACGCGCCGAAGTGTCGCGTCTGCAGCAGGCCTATCGTGCAATCGGCATCGGCAAGGGGGATCGCATCGCGGCAATGATGCCGAATATGCCGGAGACCATTGCCTGCATGCTGGCCGCAGCATCCATCGGCGCAATCTGGTCGTCCTGTTCGCCTGACTTCGGCGAGCAGGGCGTCATGGACCGTTTCGGCCAGATCGAACCGAAGCTGTTCATCGCCTGCAGCGGCTACTGGTACAATGGCAAGCTCCAGGATGTCGCCGACAAGATCCGCGCCGTGACGCAGCGCCTCGGTGTCGCCTCTGTCATCATCCCCTATGCCGGGGATGCGGATGCCGTGGCGGCCATGACGCCTGATGCCACGACGCTCGATGCCTTCCTCAAGGCGTTCACGCCGAAGCCTGTCGAATACGAGGCATTGCCCTTCGCCCACCCGCTGTTCATCCTGTTTTCGTCGGGCACCACGGGCGTGCCGAAATGTATCGTCCACTCGGCGGGTGGCACGCTGCTGCAATTGGTCAAGGAGCATCGCCTGCACTGCGGTGTCATGCCCGACGACAGGATTTTCTATTTCACCACCTGCGGCTGGATGATGTGGAACTGGTTAGCGGTCGGCCTTGCCGCCGGCGCGACGCTTTGCCTCTACGACGGTTCACCCTTCGCGCCCGATGGAAACATCTTGTTCGATTATGCCGCAGACGAGAAATTTGCCATTTTCGGCACCTCGGCGAAATATATAGATGCGGTGCGCAAAAGCGGCCTGCGGCCAACGAACTCACACGACCTGTCTCGCCTGCGGCTTATTGCCTCCACCGGTTCGCCGTTGTCGCCAGAGGGTTTTTCCTTCGTCTACGAAGGCATCAAGGCCGATGTCCAGCTGGCATCGATCTCCGGCGGAACGGATATCGTCTCCTGCTTCGTGCTTGGCAATCCGCTGCAGCCCGTCTGGCGCGGCGAAATACAGGGCCCGGGGCTGGGACTGGCCGTCGACGTCTGGAACGAGGATGGCCACCCGGTGCGGCTGGAAAAGGGCGAACTTGTCTGCACCAAAGCCTTTCCGTCGATGCCGATCATGTTCTGGAACGATCCCGACCGCCTCAAGTACCGGGCCGCCTATTTCGAGCGCTTCGACAACGTCTGGTGCCATGGCGATTTCGCCGAATGGACCCGGCATGGCGGCCTCGTCATTCACGGCCGATCCGACGCGACCCTCAATCCCGGCGGCGTCCGCATCGGCACTGCGGAGATCTACAATCAGGTCGAGCAAATGCCCGAGGTGGTGGAAGCGATCTGCATCGGCCAGGATTGGGAGGATGACGTGCGGGTCGTGCTGTTCGTCAAACTGGCCACCGGCATCACGCTTACCCAGGATCTCGCCACCGCGATCAAGGCTCGCATTCGAACCGGTGCCACGCCGCGCCATGTGCCGGCGAAAATTGTTGCCGTCGCCGATATCCCCCGTACCAAATCCGGAAAGATCGTCGAACTCGCGGTGCGCGAAGTGGTGCATGGCCGGACAGTGCGCAACAAGGAAGCGCTCGCCAATCCGGAGTGCCTGGCACAATTCGCTGATCTCGAGGCATTGAAAAATTAACCGAACGCAAATGCGCAATAGTCACAGGTGAGAGATTGCCGGTCTTTTTAAGATTGTGTTAGGAGATAGCGATCAAGCTACCCTCAGTTGCGCGGCGTCTAATATTCACTCCGCGCACGGCCCGACCATGGAGAACTTCCAGATCTGCGGGTCTCTATCTCCAATCAACAGCATGACTTAGGGCGGCCCTCGGCCGCCCTTTTTTAATGCATCGGCCTAATCGGCAAGAACGCGCGGCGAGGGGAAGGTGACTTCCACCAGAGTGCCTTCGTTGGGAGCGGAGTGGATGGAAAACAGCGCCCTGTTGGCATCCACCATCGCCTTGGTCAGCGGCAAGCCGAGACCGGTGCCGTCGCCGCGCTGGCGCGAGTTTGTTGCCACCTGGCGAAACGGCTTCATTGCCTGTTCCAGTTCCGTGCGCGTCATGCCGACGCCGGTGTCGCGAATGCGAAGCACGACGCTGCCATTGCCCTCGTAGGACGTTGAAACGACGATCTGGCCGCCGGATGGCGTGAAGCGGATGGCGTTGGAAAGGATATTCAGGGCGATCTGCTTGATCGACCTCAGATCGGCAACGACATTCGGCACCGACTGCGAAAGCCCGGTGCGGATGATCACGCGCTGTCCGTTGGCCTGCGGCTGGACGATCGATACGGCTTCGGCGATCGCCTCGTTGAGGCCGACGGCGCCGAACTCGAGTTCCATCTCGCCGGCTTCGATCTTCGAGATGTCGAGAAGATCGTTGACGATATCGAGCACATGGCGACCGGAGCGTCCGATGTCGCCGGCATATTCGACATAGCGCGCATGGCCCATCGGCCCGAGCCGCTCGCTCGCCATCATGTCGGAAAAGCCGATGATGGCATTGAGTGGCGTGCGGATCTCGTGGCTGACGCGGGCAAGAAAGTCGCTTTTGTGGGCGTTGGCCGTTTCAGCCGCGCGCTTGGCATTGCGCAGGTCTTCCTCCGTGCGCTTCCACTGGGTTATATCGCGGATCACGGCGCAGTAGCCGTTCGACGAGGTCAGTACGCCCATGGTCATGAACAGCGGCACGAACCCGCCGGATGCCTCGCGACCGATGACCTCGCGTCCGTCGTTCAAAACGCTGGCCACGCCGTTGCCGGTGAGCCCGCTCAGATAATCGAGCACGGCCTTCTGGCTCTCATGGGCAAACAGCATGACGAAGGGTTTGCCGCGCGTCTCCTGCTCATCATAGTTGAACAGCGCGCTGGCCGAGCGATTCATCGACCTTATATCGCCTTCCGGCCCGATGATGGCGACGCCATCTGTCGCGGTCTCGAGGATCGATTGCAGTTCCTCCACCTCGACCTGCAGCTTGGCAACCTTTTCCAGCATGCGTTCCGGACGGGGCTCTTCGCGGCTGTCGATCCGCGTCGACAACAGCGCCTCGCCATCCTTCTCGACAGGCATCAGCGCCAACATCAATGCGCTGGCATCTTCCCAGCGGATGGATTGCAGCCGGGCAGTGACCGGCACCAGCGCGTCGTCGGCTCTGACCACCATCATCACGCCGGAGCGTTCTGTCTTGTCCTGCAAATCCTCCCGCTGCAGCAGCGCATCGATGCCGCCAACCCCTTCCAGCTCCGCCAGCGAGGTATAGCCCGTTAGCCGCATGAACTCGGGATTGGCGTGGATCAGCGTGTCGCCGGCATGGACGAGGACCGCGACGGGCAGCTGATCGACCACAGCAGCCGACAGCCCGTCGGTCATTTTCACGCGCGGCGGAATGGCCGTGTTGAGAACATCGAGCGCGTTGAATTCGTCGCCGCCTTCACGTCCCTCCACAGCATCGGCAGGTTCGGGCGTGTCGGAGCCTTCTATATCGTCGTTAGCCGCCAGCAGCGGCGTCGGATAAAACGCATCGAGCTCTGCCGCAGGCGCTTCCGGCTGCTCGCTCTCGTCATCTGTCGGATCGGCAGGGGCGGCATCCGTCGGTTCTTCGCCACGCTTGCCGAACGGCTCGAGCTGCTTGGCGATCTCGCGGAAGGCAGCCTGCTCTGCCAGCGACAGGCCGTCAGTCAGGTTCTGCCGCCGTTCATGCAGCTGGATGATCTTGTCGGAAAGCCTGCGGGCCGGCGTCTCTGATATCTTCAGGGCGGGCGGTTCGACGTGGAACGGCAGCTCCGGCTCGTTGGGTTCGAATATCCGCTCGGACGGTCCATCCAGCGGCTCGACGCTATCAGGCACATGCTCCGCCTCGACGGCGGACGTTTCGTTCTCATCAGTGCTCTCGTCGAAAACCACCGGATCTGCGACCGTGGCTTTCTCATCCGGATGCTCCGGGTGCAATGCATCAGCCGCTTCGTTGCCTGACGCGGTGTCATCGATGGCTGGCAACCCCAGGGTCAGCCCGGTCCGCAGCGGGTCCTCCGTCGCGTCCGACAGGCGGACGACGCCAAAGCCTCTGAAGCCGTCGAACTCACGGCTGCGCGTATAGGTCGGCAGAGCCGCAAGATCGACAGGAACCGTCAGGCTCGTTCCCTCGACCGGCCAATGGATGGTCCGCCCCGACCATGTGTCGCGACGGGCAAGCAACTCGGCGATCTTGCCATCGGGATCTAGGTGGAACAGCGTCGCGATATCGGCAAAGGCGACGCCTGCGAGAGCCTTTGCATGAGGCCCGACAGCCTCGGCGAATTCCCGCGAAATCTCGCTGAAATGGCCCTCTGCATCGATCTTCCAGACGAAGCGCGTCGCACGTCCCTGCCGATTGAAAACGAAATGCTGCGGCTGATCGGTCTCGGGTGCTGCAGCCGCAACGGCGTCCGCTACGGTTGCGGGCTGGGCGATATCGACCGATGCGGCTGGTGCTGCTTCCTGTTCGGACGCAGCCGGCTCCCGTGGCTCGATCTCCGCATTGGCAGTGAGGGGTTGATCTTCACTCGGCTCCCGATCCGGCACTTCCCGCTCAACGCTTGCGTCATCCGTCGAAGCACCCTCGGTGTCGTCCGCTGACAGCTCTATGTCAGGCGAAAGTTCCGAGCCCCGCTCGGGTGATGCATCGGTCGAATCCTCGACATGCGTTTCCG carries:
- a CDS encoding ATP-binding protein, which encodes MPAVQYPFIDIAVHPSIRDRFARGEAMALFSVELDRVLWANGAGADLFGYAAIYDFLDQGARPGDVSFRQIAATAHQLVAVGDTRSFLIRIAAGFQRVVANAAVEKIRTPAGEDAILFSCPVSAKPLETTERAQRMLDGFDDPDTHIAVIGRDGEIIAASPGFAALGITTETAGMLVTMAGGQPERLIKRPIRTGQGYLPAAIGLLSDTPALNLLFVVEMVIGHLDPVETVSAVVPAAAETLATPVAEAETTAAVADDGSAHIEPAAVRATTAAEAPADVHEDRGDVESVSEEAGTDAAIPSSSADEPTNQLDPGTREFSAAIDALAEIEDVEDEPEEIAAIEQSDPNAVEEPEQPATPAVQDDGDEDDADHEIAEDEQTAALTNEDAETHVEDSTDASPERGSELSPDIELSADDTEGASTDDASVEREVPDREPSEDQPLTANAEIEPREPAASEQEAAPAASVDIAQPATVADAVAAAAPETDQPQHFVFNRQGRATRFVWKIDAEGHFSEISREFAEAVGPHAKALAGVAFADIATLFHLDPDGKIAELLARRDTWSGRTIHWPVEGTSLTVPVDLAALPTYTRSREFDGFRGFGVVRLSDATEDPLRTGLTLGLPAIDDTASGNEAADALHPEHPDEKATVADPVVFDESTDENETSAVEAEHVPDSVEPLDGPSERIFEPNEPELPFHVEPPALKISETPARRLSDKIIQLHERRQNLTDGLSLAEQAAFREIAKQLEPFGKRGEEPTDAAPADPTDDESEQPEAPAAELDAFYPTPLLAANDDIEGSDTPEPADAVEGREGGDEFNALDVLNTAIPPRVKMTDGLSAAVVDQLPVAVLVHAGDTLIHANPEFMRLTGYTSLAELEGVGGIDALLQREDLQDKTERSGVMMVVRADDALVPVTARLQSIRWEDASALMLALMPVEKDGEALLSTRIDSREEPRPERMLEKVAKLQVEVEELQSILETATDGVAIIGPEGDIRSMNRSASALFNYDEQETRGKPFVMLFAHESQKAVLDYLSGLTGNGVASVLNDGREVIGREASGGFVPLFMTMGVLTSSNGYCAVIRDITQWKRTEEDLRNAKRAAETANAHKSDFLARVSHEIRTPLNAIIGFSDMMASERLGPMGHARYVEYAGDIGRSGRHVLDIVNDLLDISKIEAGEMELEFGAVGLNEAIAEAVSIVQPQANGQRVIIRTGLSQSVPNVVADLRSIKQIALNILSNAIRFTPSGGQIVVSTSYEGNGSVVLRIRDTGVGMTRTELEQAMKPFRQVATNSRQRGDGTGLGLPLTKAMVDANRALFSIHSAPNEGTLVEVTFPSPRVLAD